One Vicia villosa cultivar HV-30 ecotype Madison, WI linkage group LG5, Vvil1.0, whole genome shotgun sequence genomic window, AAGAGAACCATCAGATTTGTACTTGACTTTATACACCCATTTGCTTCCAATAGGCTTGACTCCTTGTGGAAGATCAATAAGAAGCCAAGTTCCATTTTTGTGAAGAGCATCTAATTCAATGTTCATAGCCTCTAGCCAACAAGGTGAACTTACTGCTTCTAAATAAGATTGCGGCTCAGTGGTGTGTGTAATAGACATGCTGAATGCCTTGTGTGAAGAAGATAAATGTGTCAGTGAATGAAAAGAAGACAGTGGATATAAACTACCTGAAGTGACAAGAGCAGCTGAGTTACTTGATGGAATATCACACACATAATCTGACAAGTAAGAAGGGGCTTTTCTTTGCCTAACAGGTTTAGTGTTAGAAACCGGGGAATGCTGGTTTTGGGCCTGGACACAGGGTTCAGAGCTTGGGACAGGGTGTGAATCATCATTTGGGAGGGAAGATGATGGTGTAGGTACAAGAGGGCAAGGTATAGAAAAATCGGGTTCGGAGTGTTGTGGGCTAGGAGGGTGATATGTCCATGAAGGGATAACTTGGGAGGACTGATAAGGTAAAATATCCTCATGGAAAGTAGTGTTCCTGGAGACAAAAATATATCTATTATGTAAGTCATAGAGAACAACACCTTTGACTCTAGATTTGTATCCTAAGAACACACATTTGCGAGCTCGATGGTCCAGCTTGGTTCGTCCAGATTGTAATGTGGAAGCATATACCAATGAACCAAAAACTTTCAAGGAATATAAGTCAGGATTTTGGTGGTGAAGCAGGAAATATGGAGACTGGTTTTCAAGTAAGGGGCTGGGAACACGATTAATGATGAACACGGCATAGCACCAGAATTGTTTAGGTAATTTGGATTGGAAAAGAAGGGCTCTACCTACATTAAGGATATGTTGGTGCTTGCGTTCAACACGACCATTTTGTTGTGGGGTTTCTACACAGCTAGTATGGTGGATGATTCCTTTAGAATTGTAGAAAGAAGGCATAAGAAATTCTGGCCCATTATCAGCGCGAATAATCTTAACAGGGTGGTTATGCTGTGTTTCAATTTGTTTGATGAAATTTATGACATGTTGTCTTGTTTCACTTTTATGTTTCATCAAAATTATCCATGTATAACGAGTATGATCATCCACAGCAGTTAAAAAATAACGATGATTGCCAATAGAGGTAGTGGAAATGGGACCCAAATATCAAAGTGTATAAGATCATATGGCTTTAAAGCTTTATTTGTGCTATGAGGGAAAGAGGACTTTCTATGCTTGGCAAAATGACAAACATCACAAATTGCCTTTTGATCACTAACAATAAAGGGAAATTGTTCTTTTAAATTTAACAATCTAGGATGAGATAGGTGTCCTAGTCTAAAGTGCCACAAAGCACTTTGAGGTATTTGATTGGCATTTATGCTTGGGGTGATCTTCTTATTTGTCAGGAGAAGATAGTATAAACCATCAAGTCTTTCAGCTGAACCAATCAAATTATGGCACAATTCAGAAACAGAAATCAGATTTACACTAAAATCAGGCACATATAGAACATTCAAAATCGTGAATCCAGGTGAAAAGGTGACAGTGCCCATGAATTTTGTGACAGTGTGCTGACCATTAGGTAGCTTGACGAGTATTGGAGTGATTTCACTATAAGAGTGAAACCATTGTAGTGAAGAGCATATATGGTGACTGTCCCCTGAATCGATGATCCAAGAGCCAAGAGTTGTGTTATGACACGAAGAATGGAAACAAGAAATAGAATGGACAGAGTAAATACCTGAAGAATCAACTGGTGTAAGACCAGAAGAGTGGATTGAGCGCACCTGATTAGAAGCAACATTTCCAAGTTGCTGATTGAGGCTAGAACCTTGAATTAGATGGATAAGCTTCTCATATTGCTCGTGAGTCAATGAAGGAGAAGGACCTTTGACTGGAGCTGCATCAGAAGTTGTGAACGCACTCCCTTCACTAGCAGTGCCTGAAGAATTTGATCGCTGCAAATGAGGGGGTAAACCATGTTTCTTGTAGCAGGTATCAACAGTGTGGCCAGATTTGTTGCAGTAGGTACAAACACGAGGTTTGGACTTGGTGAAAGATTTTCCAGATTTCTGATAAAGCTTCTTAGACTCAGAAGTGTTGATGAGAGCTTTGGAATCCTCAGAGAAAGTAGGTATAAGTTGTCGCTCATGTTGAAGGATCATGGAGAAAATCTTGTTAATGGATGGTAGAGGATCACGGAGGAGAATCTGAGATTTCACGACTCCAAAGTTATCGTTGAGGCCGGTAATGAAACGCATGGAATGAAGCAATTGATGATTCCGGCGAGCAGTGCGCATAGCTTCACACACACATTTGGAACGACAGGTACAGGTAGGAATAGGCATATAAATCTCAAGTTCTTCCCATAGAATTTTAAGCTCAGAGAAGAATTCTGTTACCGTGCGTGAGTCTTGCTTGAGAGAGTAGATTTCTTGTTGAAGTTCTGAGATTCGGACCAGATCCCCTTGTGAGAAGCGCTCCTTCAGATCGAGCCAAACATCAGCGGCGTTCTCCATGAATACGATGGATTGAGCGATGGAAGGATCCACCGAGTTCATAATCCATGAATGAATGAGCATATTGCAGCGATTCCAAGCGCGGTGGAGAGGGTCGAAAGAGTCGACCGACATCGGAATGGTGCCGTCGAGGAACTCGAATTTGAGCTTGGCGCCAAGAGTACGACGCATAGATCTTGCCCATGAATGGTAGTTAGAACCAGTCAAAATAGGGGTAATGGAAACCGAAGAGGGACCATCACTGGAATGGACTGGTAGGATCCAAAACCGGATCTTTAGAAGAAGGAACCGGGCGTGGTGGCGCCATGGTGAACAATGAAGGAGAGGACCTAGATCGGAGGGGCGAATGATACCATATTGAGTAA contains:
- the LOC131605858 gene encoding uncharacterized protein LOC131605858 gives rise to the protein MRRTLGAKLKFEFLDGTIPMSVDSFDPLHRAWNRCNMLIHSWIMNSVDPSIAQSIVFMENAADVWLDLKERFSQGDLVRISELQQEIYSLKQDSRTVTEFFSELKILWEELEIYMPIPTCTCRSKCVCEAMRTARRNHQLLHSMRFITGLNDNFGVVKSQILLRDPLPSINKIFSMILQHERQLIPTFSEDSKALINTSESKKLYQKSGKSFTKSKPRVCTYCNKSGHTVDTCYKKHGLPPHLQRSNSSGTASEGSAFTTSDAAPVKGPSPSLTHEQYEKLIHLIQGSSLNQQLGNVASNQVRSIHSSGLTPVDSSGIYSVHSISCFHSSCHNTTLGSWIIDSGDSHHICSSLQWFHSYSEITPILVKLPNGQHTVTKFMGTVTFSPGFTILNVLYVPDFSVNLISVSELCHNLIGSAERLDGLYYLLLTNKKITPSINANQIPQSALWHFRLGHLSHPRLLNLKEQFPFIVSDQKAICDVCHFAKHRKSSFPHSTNKALKPYDLIHFDIWVPFPLPLLAIIVIF